The stretch of DNA AGCGTTGGTGCAGCACGACCGGGTATCTGCGCAGTAGTAATCACCACATCGGCTTGCGCAACATGCATGTTTAACATCTCCTGCTCTTTCACTTTTTCTTCTGCAGTGAGTTCACGAGCATAGCCGCCTTCACCCTCGGCATCCAGTTCCAAAGCAAGGAACTTGGCACCTAAAGACTGCACTTGTTCTCCCGCCGCACGCCGTACATCATAGGCTTCCACCACCGCACCCAAACGACGTGCCGTGGCGATAGCTTGCAGGCCAGCAACGCCAGCACCCATAATCAACACCTTGGCTGGACGAATCGTGCCTGCTGCGGTGGTCAACATCGGGAAAAAGCGATCACTGAGTTGCGCACCTAATAAGGCAGCACGATAGCCAGCAATCGTTGCCTGTGAAGAAAGTGCATCAATCGACTGTGCGCGCGAAATACGTGGCACTAATTCCATAGCAAAGGCAGTGATTTTACGCTCACGCAAGGCATTAACTCGGTCAGCACTATTGTAGGCATCCATATAGCCCATTATCGCGCCACCTTCTGGTATAGCCTGAATCTCATCCAGGCCAGGAGGCGAAACTTTAAGCAATAAATCAGCTTGCGCTATCACATCACTGGCACTGTCAACCAACTTGGCACCTGCTTCTTCATAGGCAAAATCAATAAAATGCGCAGCCCTACCAGCACCTTTCTCAACCAGTATTTCGTAGCCGTTTTTAACTAAGCGTGCGACCGTATCTGGCACCAAGGCAACGCGACGCTCACCCGTTGCCGTTTCGGCAGGGACCCCCAGTCTTACTGACATGTCATATCTCCTATTTTGTTGTTCTCCAGACCGTGAAGCACTCATACACAGTACGCCATTGGGGGGCTTTCGGTATCATCCGCGACTGATAGTCCATTTTTAGCCAATACAACACAGCATTGATACTTCATAATAGGCCAACAGTACGTGGTGTAGTGCGTTTTCGAGCAACTTCCAGCAGGGAGTGAATTCTTTCAAACTGCTCTCGGCTCAGATCACTGAGGTAAATCTTGGCTTTATCTGGCATCGTAAACTAACATGGTATTATTAAAAATCATTAACCTATCACACTAATCACGTACATACCTTAAATCTTAAACAGGTT from Gammaproteobacteria bacterium encodes:
- a CDS encoding Re/Si-specific NAD(P)(+) transhydrogenase subunit alpha; the protein is MSVRLGVPAETATGERRVALVPDTVARLVKNGYEILVEKGAGRAAHFIDFAYEEAGAKLVDSASDVIAQADLLLKVSPPGLDEIQAIPEGGAIMGYMDAYNSADRVNALRERKITAFAMELVPRISRAQSIDALSSQATIAGYRAALLGAQLSDRFFPMLTTAAGTIRPAKVLIMGAGVAGLQAIATARRLGAVVEAYDVRRAAGEQVQSLGAKFLALELDAEGEGGYARELTAEEKVKEQEMLNMHVAQADVVITTAQIPGRAAPTLISKDMVSIMKPGAVIVDLAAESGGNCELTQAGKTINHDGVLVHGPVAIASSLAVHASEMYAKNLLNFIALFSNEDGRLEFNWQDEVVAGSALTHNGEIKHESVRQALGENS